The proteins below come from a single Azospirillum thiophilum genomic window:
- the rplX gene encoding 50S ribosomal protein L24 — MAAKIKTKDKVVVLTGKDKGKTGEVLRVIPKENRAVVQGVNVVKKHQRASARSQGGIIEMEAPINVSNLAHVDPKDGKPTRVGFKILEDGRKVRVAKRSGEVIDL, encoded by the coding sequence ATGGCCGCCAAGATCAAGACCAAGGACAAGGTCGTCGTCCTGACCGGCAAGGACAAGGGCAAGACCGGCGAGGTGCTTCGCGTCATTCCCAAGGAGAACCGTGCGGTTGTCCAGGGCGTGAACGTGGTGAAGAAGCACCAGCGTGCCAGCGCCCGCTCGCAGGGTGGCATCATCGAGATGGAGGCGCCGATCAACGTCTCGAATCTCGCTCACGTCGACCCCAAGGATGGCAAGCCGACCCGCGTCGGTTTCAAGATCCTTGAGGATGGCCGCAAGGTGCGTGTCGCCAAGCGGTCCGGCGAAGTCATTGACCTGTGA
- the rplN gene encoding 50S ribosomal protein L14, producing MIQMQTNLEVADNSGARRVQCIKVLGGSKRKVATVGDVIVVSVKEAIPKGRVKKGDVHRAVIVRTAKELRREDGSAIRFDRNAAVLINKQGEPIGTRIFGPVTRELRGKKFMKIISLAPEVL from the coding sequence ATGATCCAGATGCAAACCAACCTGGAAGTCGCCGATAACAGCGGGGCGCGCCGGGTGCAGTGCATCAAGGTGCTTGGCGGGTCCAAGCGGAAGGTCGCGACCGTGGGCGATGTCATCGTCGTCTCGGTCAAGGAGGCCATTCCGAAGGGCCGCGTCAAGAAGGGCGACGTGCATCGTGCCGTCATCGTCCGCACCGCGAAGGAACTGCGTCGGGAGGACGGGTCTGCGATCCGTTTCGACCGGAACGCCGCCGTGCTCATCAACAAGCAGGGTGAGCCGATCGGCACCCGTATCTTCGGGCCGGTCACTCGTGAGCTTCGCGGCAAGAAGTTCATGAAGATCATCTCGCTGGCGCCGGAGGTGCTGTGA
- the rpsQ gene encoding 30S ribosomal protein S17 yields the protein MPRRVLQGTVVSDKCDKTVTVLVERRVMHPVYKKFIRQSKKYAAHDEGNLFKIGDSVSIIECRPISKSKRWTVVTESAADSGAA from the coding sequence ATGCCTCGCCGCGTTCTGCAGGGCACGGTGGTCAGCGACAAGTGCGACAAGACCGTTACGGTTCTTGTCGAGCGCCGTGTCATGCACCCCGTGTACAAGAAGTTCATTCGTCAGTCGAAGAAGTACGCCGCCCATGATGAGGGCAACCTCTTCAAGATCGGCGACAGCGTTTCGATCATCGAGTGCCGTCCGATCTCCAAGTCCAAGCGTTGGACGGTCGTGACGGAGTCCGCCGCCGACAGCGGCGCCGCGTGA